The Bacillus sp. F19 DNA segment TTGCCAATGCGTGCTGAAGCTCTTCAAGTATTAAAATGCCTGCCCCCTCTCCGATGACAAATCCATTTCTGTTTTTATCAAAAGGCCTTGAGGCTGTTTGAGGATCAGGATTTGTAGACAAGGCTGTCATATTTGAAAATCCGGCAACCGTCATTGGAGTAATCGCGGCTTCTGTTCCGCCGGTAATCATGACATCAGCATCTCCCCGCTGTATCACTTTAAAAGCATCGCCAATTGAATTTGCCCCGCTCGCACAGGCCGTTACTGTACAAGAGTTGATTCCTTTTGCACCAAGCTCAATAGAAACTCTCCCTGCTGCAAGGTCAGGAATCAGCATTGGAATAATAAAGGGGCTTACCCGTCTTACACCTTTGTCCAGAAATTTAATGTGCTGCTCTTCAAACTCTCCTAAACCTCCGATGCCTGAACCAATCCAGACTCCGACTCTCTCTGCATTGTTTTCATCAATTGTAAGTTCTGCATCTTTAACAGCCATTTTGCTTGCAGCTACAGCCAGCTGTGTAAACCTGCCCATTCTTCGTGCTTCTTTCATATCCATATACTCTTCGGGTTTAAAATCTTTTACTTCTGCAGCAACTTTCACGTTATAAATACTAGAATCAATATGAGATAAGGGTCCAATTCCGCTTATCCCTTTTATAATGCGATCAAAGCTTTCTTCCGCTGTATCTCCAACCGGAGTGACGGCTCCAAGACCTGTTACAACAACTCTTTTTTTCAAGCTAAATCCCCTCCCTGAAAATGTTTCTGTATAAAGTATTTTACCATCAAGCTTCAGGCACTTGCCACAAATCCTATCCATTAAAGAAATAACAGCTAATCATTGAAAAAATAGTTTAAAAGACTTAGTATTTAATTAGTAAAGGAATTTACTATTTTTACATATTTTTGAAATAATTTTATGATAAAATTTACCTAAGGAGTGAACAATTGAATGGGTGTTACGCTCAGCAAAGGTCAAAAAGTTGATTTAACAAAAACCAATCCTGGTCTTCAGAATGTCATTGTAGGATTAGGATGGGATGTGAGCCAGCATGGGTCTGCATACGATCTCGATGCTTCGGCGTTTTTGCTGGGACAATCCGGCAAAGTAAACAGTGATCTTGACTTCGTTTTTTATAATAATCCGAACGGCGGAAATAGCTCGATTCTATACACTGGTGATAATCGCACAGGCGCAGGACATCAGGATGATGAACAAATTCAGATTCATTTAACGGCTGTTCCTCAGTCCATCCACCGCATTGCCTTTACGATAACCATTCATGATGCACAAATGAAGCAGCAAAACTTCGGACAAGTCCAAAATGCATATGTGCGAATCTTTAATCCTCTTAATAATGAAGAGCTCATCCGATTTAATCTTGGCAGAGACTTCACTGTTGAAACAGCGATTGTGGCAGCAGAGCTTTATCGACATAACGGCGAATGGAAATTCAATGCGATTGCAAGCGGCTTCCAGGGCGGCCTTGCAGCATTGTGCCGCAATTTCGGAGTATCTGTTGATGATGAGCCTGCACCGGCGGCAGGAATTCATTCACAAGGATTTCAGCAAAACCAGACTCAGCCTTCATACTCTCAGCCTTCACCAGTATACGGGCAGCAGAATCAGGCTTTTGGACAGCAGAGTCCGTCCTATAATCAGCAAAATCCATCATTTGGTCAACCTGCATATGGTCAAACAAACCAATCTTATTCTCAGCCTCCTGCTCAAGGATCACATACATACAGCGGCGAAAACATCAGCTGTATCCGCTGTCATTCAACAAATGTCCGGACTGGTGAAAAAGGATTTGGTCTTGGAAAAGCGGCTGTCGGCGGTTTAATTCTGGGTCCTGTCGGTTTATTGGGAGGATTTATCGGAAAAAAAAAGCTGAAGTTCACATGCAACAGCTGCGGAAATTCCTGGTCTCCAAATCAGACGGATTATGCAGACTGGGCCAACCAGCAAAAAAGAAAAGCAATGGAATTGTTCCAGAAGTACAAGAGCCAGGACGTGCTTGAAGCTGTTGTTTCCGCATGCGCACTAGTAGGAATGGCAGATGGCAGATTAGATCCGGCTGAACGCCAAAAAATGATGGAATTTGTGAATCACAGTGAGGAATTGCGCGTTTTTGATACAAATAAAGTCATTCAGCAGTTCAATCTATATGTACAGCGAATTGAAAGGGATCCTATGATCGGCCGTGCTGAAGCATTTAAAGCACTTGGCAAAGTCAGATCAAAGCCTGAAATTGCAAGACTTGTTGCACGCTACTGCATCGCAATTGGCTTTGCTGATGGTCATTTCGACCACAATGAACAAAGAGTGGTAGCTGATATCTGCAATGAACTCGGATTGAATCCGAATGAATTTCTTTCTTAAAAAAAGCGGAAGCTCCGAAAGCCAGATAAGGATCCGACGGAAAAGTCCGGTTTTGAATTTATTGGAGGAGCCGTTCTGACCGGTGAGCTAGGCGCTAAAGCAAGACACGAATGAGCAAACCTATTTACTTGCTTTTCATATAAAAAAATGGAACCCCTGATCGATCAGAGGTTCTTTTTTACGTATAAAATAGTCTGTTACATTTTCTCACACAATTGGAGTGTTTATGATTTTTCTATAGTAGAATAAGAGAAAATCAGAAAAAAATTTATCCTTCCCTGATCATATAAACCCCTCTTCTTGGTTTTACGACAGAAGGATAGCGTTCGATAACCTTTACCATAAATGCGGAGGGAGACGATACCCGTTTGCCTGTTTGTGCTTCCAGATCATCTGCAATTTGTTTAGGAGTAGCTACTTTTCTGTTCCTTAAAAGGTGAAAAGCAGCTGCAATCAATTCATTTGACTCTTTTTTTGTATATCTCACAGTTCTCCATCCCTTTCTGATAAAAATCCTATTTTATTTATTTTACTTGGAAATCCCCCTTAAATCTACAACGTTTTAAAACGTTAAAGCGTTGATTCGTATTTTCACTATATTCCTATATTAACTTTTTATAACCTCATATTTTATAAAATTCTCAATCAGAAGGTTGCATATAATGATTCATATCACTTTTAGGCGGAGGTTTTCTATGGGCTCTCTTCTTATAAAAAATGCACAAATCATTTCGATGAATGAACAGAATGATATTTTTACAGGAGATATTTTCATAAAGAATGATCTGATTGCTGCGATTGGACCAAATCTGCAGAACCCTGCTGAAAAGGTCATTGATGCTGCCAACCGGACCATTATTCCTGGATTTGTTCAAACACATATTCACTTATGCCAGACGCTCTTCCGCGGCAGAGGAGATGATCTTGAATTATTGGATTGGCTGAAAAAAAGAATTTGGCCACTTGAAGCATCCCACGACGGGGAATCTGTCTATTATTCTGCGATGCTTGGAATTGGGGAATTGATTCAAAGCGGTACCACCACCATCGTTGATATGGAAACCGTACACCATACCGATTTTGCTTTTCAGGCCATTGCCGCAAGCGGAATCCGGGCGTTATCAGGCAAAGTCATGATGGATAAAGGATTTGACGTGCCTGCAGGACTTAGAGAGAAAACGGAGTCCTCTATCCAGGAAAGTGTTGATTTGCTGTTGAAATGGAATTTATATGATAACGGCAGGATCCGTTATGCTTTTTCTCCAAGGTTTGTCATTTCCTGCACTGAACAGCTGTTAAAGGAAGTAAGAGAGCTATCGATTGAACATGATGTGAAAGTACATACTCATGCTTCTGAAAATCAAGCAGAAATTAAGGTCGTGCTTGAAGAAACAGGCATGAGAAACATCGTCTATTTAGATCATCTCGGACTTGCGAATGAACGCCTGATTCTTGCCCACTGCGTCTGGCTTGATGAGAATGAGAAGCGGATTATTAAAGAACGCGGCATACATGTAAGCCATTGTCCCGGTTCAAATCTTAAACTCGCTTCCGGTATAGCAGATACAAAGGAACTTCTCGATATGAATGTGAGTTTAAGTCTTGGAGCTGATGGAGCTCCCTGCAATAATAACCTGGATATGTTTAATGAAATGAGGCTTGCTGCCCTTCTTCAAAAGCCGATTCATGGCCCTGCAGCCATGGATGCGAAAACGGTTTTTCAGATGGCGACGATTGGCGGAGCAAAGGCCGCTGGCTTAGAAAATGAAATCGGCAGCCTTGAGATTGGGAAAAAAGCAGATATGGTCATTCTGAATCTCAATCAGTTCCATACATACCCTTCAGAAGCAGATCCTATTTCAAGAATTGTTTACTCTGCCGGACGAGGAGATGTTGAGACAACAATCATCAATGGAAAAATCGTGATGGAAAACGGCATCATGAAAACAATGAATAAGGAACTCATATTAAGAGAAGCAAACCGCTCCATTCATCGCCTGCTGAAAAGAGCGGCATTGACTTAGTGAGGTATAATAGAATCATCACCTTAATAGAAATGAGTGAATGATTCTGAAAGATTTTATTAAGCTTATAGCTGAAATCGTTAATAATATACACGATATGATCAATGCGGCTGCCTACCAGACGCTTGGACTGAACGTGACAGATAAAGACCTGCATTTTTGGATTATGGGCATCATCGGAATGGGCGTATTTGTGTTCGTTTATCTATTATCCAAATGGCTGTCAAAGCTGCCATTTGGCATTACTGCTCTCTCATTCTTATATACACTGACATTTATGTTTGTTCTCGTATTTGGAATAGAAATACAGCAGGCCCTGACTAATAGAGGAAACATGGAATTTATAGATGCTATAGTTGGACTTTGGGGTTTTGTTGCCATGTTCTTGATTTATATTGGACTCATTCTTGCATTCTTGATCATCAGAGGTATTTTCAAGAGCGGCAAAAATAAGGATGTTGATCTGTAAAGAGCTCTCCTGCGGGGGCTCTTTTCTTTTTTGTGCTGTTATCGCTGCTTATCTGCCCAACAGTCTGTGCCTATTAAATGTTTATCAGTCTATTTTCAAGTTTTATCAGCGTAAATCGAGAGTTTATCAGATTTACCCTGAAACCACTCATTTCGGTGCTCCGCACCCCTTTTCCAAATTCAGCCTGTCCGCCTTTATTTTTCTATTTTCCCGCAACCAGCTCATACATATTTCGAAAAATTCTCCATACCTATTATTAAGCTCGTTTATTTTTTTGAACAACTTATGAAATCGCTTACAAAAGGAGGGGCTGTTTAAGTGAATATTTTACTATGCTGTGCTGCTGGGATGTCAACAAGCCTGCTTGTTTCTAAAATGGAGGCAAGCGCGAAGGAGCAAGCACTTGATTGCAGGATATGGGCTGTTGGCGCCAGTGAAGTGAACAAGCATTTGGATCAGGCGGATGTCCTGCTCGTCGGACCGCAAGTCCGCTATTTGCTGCCGCAATTAAAGACAAAGGGGCAGGAACGCGGAATTCCGGTTGATTCCATCAATATGCTTCATTATGGAACATGCAATGGTAAGGAAGTTCTAAATTTTGCGTTAGGACTTATTAATTCAGCTAAGGGGTGACTAGAATGGGAAAGGTCAATCGCTTCTTTGAGGAAAAATTTATGGCGGCAGCCGCAAAGGTTGCGGGGCAGCGGCATCTGCAGGCTTTAAGGGACGGTATTATTCTTACAATGCCGCTCATTATTATCGGTTCTGTGTTTTTAATACTCGGATTTCTTCCGATCAAAGGGTATCCGGAATTTATGGCAAGCGTGTTTGGGGACCAATGGCTGACAAAGCTTCTCTATCCAGTCGGGGCCACATTTGACATTATGGCGCTGATTGCATCTTTCGGGATTGCCTATCGCCTTGCTGAAACATATGGTGTTGATGCCCTTACAGCTGGTGCGGTTTCTGTTGCAGCATTCCTCTTGGCCACTCCCTACCAAGTTCCGTTTCTAGCAGAAGGTGCATCAGAAGCTGTTATGGTCGGCGGCGCCATTCCTGCCGCTTTAATGGGAAGCAAAGGACTGTTTGTTGCGATGCTTCTTGCCATCCTATCAACTGAAATATTCAGGTTCGTTATTCAGAAAAACCTTGTAATCAAAATGCCTGACGGTGTACCGCCGGCAGTAAGCCGTTCGTTTACCGCGCTCATCCCTGGATTCTTTATTCTTACATCTGTCTGGCTTTTGCGGTTACTCGTTGAAAATACGTCATTTGAAAGTCTTCATAATGTAGTCGGCATCCTTCTTGGTAAACCGCTCGGCGTCCTTGGAGGAAGTTTGATCGGAAGTCTTGTCGCCGTTATCCTGATTCAGCTTCTCTGGTCTACAGGACTTCACGGAGCAAGTATCGTCGGCGGAGTCATGGGGCCGATCTGGCTGACTTCTATGGATGAAAACAGGGTTGCCTTTCAAGCAGGAGAAGCTCTGCCAAATATTTTCACTCAGCAGTTCTTTGACCTATTCATCTATATTGGCGGATCGGGGGCCACGCTGTCACTGGTCTTCTGTATGCTCTTCCTTGCAAAAAGCCAGCAAATGAAACAGCTTGGGCGGCTGTCTATAGGACCGGGTGTGTTCAATATTAATGAGCCGGTCACGTTTGGAATGCCGATTGTCATGAATCCCCTGCTGATCATTCCATTTATCTTAACACCTATTGCGATTACAATCGCAACCTACATTTGCATGACGACTGGACTTGTCGCTAAACCAGCTGGAATCGGTGTTCCATGGACAATGCCTCCACTCTTTGGCGGGTACTTGGCAACTGGCGGAAAAATCTCGGGGCTCATTATGCAGCTGATTAATATGGTAATTGCCTTCTTTATCTATTATCCTTTCTTCCGCATGTGGGATAAACAGAAATTCAGCGAAGAAAATCAAGCTGCTTCATAATGGAGGGAATCTATGAATAAAGAACAGCTATATGAGCTTTCCTTCCATCTGATCGCCCATAGCGGCAATGCAAGAAGCCTTGCGATGGAAGCGATACAAGCATCCAAAAAAGGAAACTTTGAACTCGCTATTGAAAAACTTGAAGAAGCCGATAAGGAGTTCGTTAAAGCTCACCGGTTCCAAACAGAGCTGATTCAAAAAGAAGCCGGCGGTGAAAAGTACGACCTTCCTATCATCCTTGTCCATGCACAGGATCATTTAATGACAGCCATGACTGTCAAAGATCTTGCCATAGAAATCGTTGAAATTTATCAGCGGACAAAGAAGGTGTAAGCATGACGAATAAAAAAGGATTAAAGATCGCAACGATTGGCGGCGGTTCATCCTATACGCCTGAGCTGATTGAGGGGTTTATTAAACGCTATGATGAACTTCCCGTATCAGAGATATGGCTTGCAGATGTTCCAGAGGGAAAAAGAAAATTAGAGATCGTAGGTAGCCTCGCTAAACGAATGGTCGAAAAAGCAAATGTGCCAATTTCCATTCAGATGACACTTAATAGGCGCGAAGCATTGGAAAACGCAGATTTTGTTACCACTCAATTTCGTGTAGGACTTTTGGAAGCACGGGCAAAAGATGAACGTATTCCCCTTAAATATGGGGTTCTAGGCCAAGAAACAAATGGTCCTGGAGGCTTGTTTAAAGGTTTGCGCACCATTCCTGTTATCCTCAGCATCTGCAGGGAAATGGAAACCCTTTGCCCCGATGCCTGGCTGATCAATTTTACAAATCCAGCCGGAATGGTAACGGAGGCCGTCCTGAGATACAGCAATATCCGCAAGGTTGTTGGTCTATGCAATGTGCCGATCGGCATGGAAATGGGTGCGGCAAAGCTATTGAATGTGGAGCATAGCCAGATCCGGATTGATTTTGCGGGCTTAAATCACATGGTATATGGACTTGATGTGTATTTAGACGGGGTAAGCGTTAAACAGAAAGTGATTGATCTTATTACGCATCCAGAGCAATCCGTCACGATGCAGAATATCGTTGCGCTCGGATGGGAGCCTGAATTTTTAAAAGCCCTGAATGTATTCCCTTGCCCTTACCACCAGTATTATTACAAAACGAGGGAAATGGTTGAAAAAGAGATGAAAAATGCGGAAACCTCCGGCACACGTGCAGAAGTTGTGAAAAAGCTCGAGGATGAGCTGTTTGAACTCTATCAAAATGAGGAGCTTGCGATTAAACCTCCACAGCTCGAAAAACGCGGCGGTGCTTATTACAGTGATGCTGCTGTACGGCTGATTCACTCCATCTATACAGACAAACGGGACATTCAGCCAGTTAATACAATGAATAATGGGGCGATTGCAAGTCTTCCCCATGATTCTGCAATTGAAATCAGCTCTGTCATCACAAAGGATGGTCCTAAGCCGCTTGCCATTGGTGATCTGCCTGTTGCTGTCCGCGGTCTTGTTCAGCAAATAAAATCGTTTGAACGTGTCGCAGCAGAGGCCGCTGTTACCGGAAATTACAGTACAGCTTTGCTCGCAATGACGATTAATCCACTAGTCGCTTCCGATGCAACAGGTAAAAAAATACTTGATGAAATGCTTGAAGCTCATAAAGAGCATCTGCCTCAATTTTTCAAATGAAAAAGAACCGGCCTTCTTGGCCGGTTCTCCTCTTTTTATCCTCTGGCATAGGTAAATCCCTTCTGAAACCAAACGTAAAAAATCCGGATAATCACCAGGATCATAAAATTAACGGTATAAGTAAGCAGCCAGCTGTACCGGGTATACTCCATCAAATCTGTATATTCAGCAAGCAGCCACGCTGATAATTGAATGCCGAATGCGGTTAAAGAAAAGTAAAGGAATTTGTCCAAAAACCCTTTTTAGGACCGATTCAGCTGGGCATCGACTTCGGCAATCTTGCCACATTCGGGCAGCTGAAGCACGCTTTAAAGTTTTTATATAACAAGAATTAAAAAAAAGACGTTGAGCACGTCCTTTTTTTAGTCTTTATCTTTAAAGATTACCTGTTCCAGTGAAAGAAATTTACTTCCGCTCAAAACAAGACAAATTGACATAGCAAGTAATGCCACATCCAGCTCGTATCCGCCTATAAAACCGCTGCCAAGCTTAGCTGTAAAGATGGCTCCAAGCATAATCAGCCCAAAGAGCGCAGAAATAATTCGTGTACCAAGTCCAAGCATTAAGAGAATTCCTCCGGCTGCCTCTATTATGGCCACAGGATAAGCCAGAAAACCAGATACTCCTATACTGTCGAAAAATCCTGCTGTATTTTCGACTCCTCCCTGAAATTTCGTTAAGCCGTGCACGAAAAAAATAAATCCTAATGCGATGCGTACAATCAGACCGCCAAGTTCTGCATTCTTTGTCATATGTAAAACACTCCTTTTTATTTTACACTACATATCGTAGTTTAATTCCTTAAAAATTTTTAGGACAGCTCGATCAAAAACATCATCAGCAGCATGAAGAATACAAGCATTGAGACCGCGGCCTTTTTTAACGGCAGATCTAACGGTGTCTCTGCGAATGGATCAATAATTTTTTGGATTCTAAGATTAATCGCTGTATCTGCAAAT contains these protein-coding regions:
- the fabF gene encoding beta-ketoacyl-ACP synthase II, whose amino-acid sequence is MKKRVVVTGLGAVTPVGDTAEESFDRIIKGISGIGPLSHIDSSIYNVKVAAEVKDFKPEEYMDMKEARRMGRFTQLAVAASKMAVKDAELTIDENNAERVGVWIGSGIGGLGEFEEQHIKFLDKGVRRVSPFIIPMLIPDLAAGRVSIELGAKGINSCTVTACASGANSIGDAFKVIQRGDADVMITGGTEAAITPMTVAGFSNMTALSTNPDPQTASRPFDKNRNGFVIGEGAGILILEELQHALARGAEIYGEIAGYGATGDAFHITTPAPEGEGGQRSMIMALQDAELKPEDVDYINAHGTSTHYNDLYETQAIKAVFGSHAYKLPISSTKSMTGHLLGAAGAIEAIFSVMAIRDKVIPPTINYETADPELDLDYVPNEARNQELNAVLSNSLGFGGHNATLIFKKYN
- a CDS encoding DoxX family protein — its product is MTKNAELGGLIVRIALGFIFFVHGLTKFQGGVENTAGFFDSIGVSGFLAYPVAIIEAAGGILLMLGLGTRIISALFGLIMLGAIFTAKLGSGFIGGYELDVALLAMSICLVLSGSKFLSLEQVIFKDKD
- a CDS encoding tellurite resistance TerB family protein, whose product is MELFQKYKSQDVLEAVVSACALVGMADGRLDPAERQKMMEFVNHSEELRVFDTNKVIQQFNLYVQRIERDPMIGRAEAFKALGKVRSKPEIARLVARYCIAIGFADGHFDHNEQRVVADICNELGLNPNEFLS
- a CDS encoding 6-phospho-beta-glucosidase, yielding MTNKKGLKIATIGGGSSYTPELIEGFIKRYDELPVSEIWLADVPEGKRKLEIVGSLAKRMVEKANVPISIQMTLNRREALENADFVTTQFRVGLLEARAKDERIPLKYGVLGQETNGPGGLFKGLRTIPVILSICREMETLCPDAWLINFTNPAGMVTEAVLRYSNIRKVVGLCNVPIGMEMGAAKLLNVEHSQIRIDFAGLNHMVYGLDVYLDGVSVKQKVIDLITHPEQSVTMQNIVALGWEPEFLKALNVFPCPYHQYYYKTREMVEKEMKNAETSGTRAEVVKKLEDELFELYQNEELAIKPPQLEKRGGAYYSDAAVRLIHSIYTDKRDIQPVNTMNNGAIASLPHDSAIEISSVITKDGPKPLAIGDLPVAVRGLVQQIKSFERVAAEAAVTGNYSTALLAMTINPLVASDATGKKILDEMLEAHKEHLPQFFK
- the celB gene encoding PTS cellobiose transporter subunit IIC — protein: MGKVNRFFEEKFMAAAAKVAGQRHLQALRDGIILTMPLIIIGSVFLILGFLPIKGYPEFMASVFGDQWLTKLLYPVGATFDIMALIASFGIAYRLAETYGVDALTAGAVSVAAFLLATPYQVPFLAEGASEAVMVGGAIPAALMGSKGLFVAMLLAILSTEIFRFVIQKNLVIKMPDGVPPAVSRSFTALIPGFFILTSVWLLRLLVENTSFESLHNVVGILLGKPLGVLGGSLIGSLVAVILIQLLWSTGLHGASIVGGVMGPIWLTSMDENRVAFQAGEALPNIFTQQFFDLFIYIGGSGATLSLVFCMLFLAKSQQMKQLGRLSIGPGVFNINEPVTFGMPIVMNPLLIIPFILTPIAITIATYICMTTGLVAKPAGIGVPWTMPPLFGGYLATGGKISGLIMQLINMVIAFFIYYPFFRMWDKQKFSEENQAAS
- a CDS encoding 5'-deoxyadenosine deaminase, whose amino-acid sequence is MGSLLIKNAQIISMNEQNDIFTGDIFIKNDLIAAIGPNLQNPAEKVIDAANRTIIPGFVQTHIHLCQTLFRGRGDDLELLDWLKKRIWPLEASHDGESVYYSAMLGIGELIQSGTTTIVDMETVHHTDFAFQAIAASGIRALSGKVMMDKGFDVPAGLREKTESSIQESVDLLLKWNLYDNGRIRYAFSPRFVISCTEQLLKEVRELSIEHDVKVHTHASENQAEIKVVLEETGMRNIVYLDHLGLANERLILAHCVWLDENEKRIIKERGIHVSHCPGSNLKLASGIADTKELLDMNVSLSLGADGAPCNNNLDMFNEMRLAALLQKPIHGPAAMDAKTVFQMATIGGAKAAGLENEIGSLEIGKKADMVILNLNQFHTYPSEADPISRIVYSAGRGDVETTIINGKIVMENGIMKTMNKELILREANRSIHRLLKRAALT
- a CDS encoding PTS lactose/cellobiose transporter subunit IIA, with translation MNKEQLYELSFHLIAHSGNARSLAMEAIQASKKGNFELAIEKLEEADKEFVKAHRFQTELIQKEAGGEKYDLPIILVHAQDHLMTAMTVKDLAIEIVEIYQRTKKV
- a CDS encoding PTS sugar transporter subunit IIB produces the protein MNILLCCAAGMSTSLLVSKMEASAKEQALDCRIWAVGASEVNKHLDQADVLLVGPQVRYLLPQLKTKGQERGIPVDSINMLHYGTCNGKEVLNFALGLINSAKG